The bacterium genome has a segment encoding these proteins:
- the dnaG gene encoding DNA primase, translated as MRKDNFREVIERIRASVSIVDIIGNYVQLKKTGKSYRGLCPFHAEKTPSFYVDPEKGLYHCFGCGASGNVFTFLMKKEGLSFAEAVRELAKIAGIKIVEEIKSSKELLLLKEAKAYFQKVLNESEEGIPVLNYLKQRKVTTEAILTFGLGYASGGGLVTYLKNKGFDFYSMLKVGLIKENPRGGYSEFFQDRLIIPIYDHFGNVVAFGGRAMKESDEPKYLNTPETEFFSKGEILFGYYTNRKDLKESGIPVVVEGYFDVMALFMMGIKRGVAPMGTALTEDHSNFISSQFSKAILLFDSDEAGKRATLRSIKVLLEKGVIPLIANLDFSKDPAEAWENGRIEEVAKALDSAVDFAKYILRISTTIEERASNVRDLLESVQKIENPVLRKDFGDLVAKAFGIGSVGLNEVLKLLSGHRKESVITGVDFSLAVSALIDSEIREVLLSELSAEDFLSEDAKTIYVALKEGKTPEEVISEHPRSSKIVEYAMKYLGEMNDKVRGEIIKKIRDIRASKVRQMLLKQRLENKENIEKILVEYFKSKKENMGG; from the coding sequence ATGAGAAAGGATAATTTTAGAGAGGTAATTGAGAGAATTCGCGCTTCGGTATCGATAGTCGATATCATAGGTAACTATGTTCAGCTCAAAAAAACGGGAAAATCTTATAGAGGACTTTGTCCCTTCCATGCAGAAAAAACTCCGTCCTTTTATGTAGATCCGGAAAAGGGGCTGTATCACTGTTTTGGTTGCGGTGCATCGGGCAACGTTTTTACCTTTCTGATGAAGAAAGAGGGATTGTCTTTTGCAGAGGCTGTAAGAGAACTGGCAAAGATCGCGGGTATTAAAATTGTTGAAGAGATTAAAAGCAGTAAAGAGCTTTTGCTCCTTAAGGAAGCGAAGGCCTATTTTCAGAAAGTTTTGAATGAATCTGAAGAAGGCATACCAGTTTTAAACTATCTCAAACAAAGAAAAGTTACAACGGAGGCGATTCTTACCTTTGGGTTGGGTTACGCCTCTGGCGGAGGGTTGGTCACCTATTTGAAGAATAAGGGGTTTGATTTCTATAGCATGTTGAAGGTTGGATTAATAAAAGAAAATCCGCGAGGCGGTTATTCTGAATTCTTCCAAGATAGGCTTATTATACCAATTTATGATCATTTTGGAAATGTTGTGGCCTTTGGCGGTCGTGCTATGAAAGAATCTGACGAGCCCAAATACTTAAATACGCCGGAAACAGAGTTTTTCAGCAAAGGAGAGATACTTTTTGGATATTATACAAATAGAAAGGACTTAAAGGAATCTGGAATCCCAGTAGTGGTAGAGGGTTACTTTGATGTCATGGCACTTTTCATGATGGGAATCAAAAGAGGTGTCGCTCCTATGGGCACAGCTTTAACGGAGGATCATTCGAATTTCATATCATCCCAGTTTTCAAAGGCAATTCTGCTTTTTGACAGTGATGAGGCAGGGAAAAGGGCAACATTAAGGAGTATTAAAGTTCTTCTTGAAAAGGGTGTTATACCTTTAATTGCAAATTTAGACTTTTCAAAGGACCCTGCTGAGGCATGGGAGAATGGAAGGATTGAAGAGGTAGCCAAGGCCCTTGACAGTGCGGTTGATTTTGCTAAATATATATTACGCATAAGCACTACGATTGAGGAAAGGGCATCAAATGTGAGGGATTTGCTGGAATCTGTACAAAAAATTGAAAATCCTGTTTTGAGAAAGGATTTTGGTGATTTAGTAGCTAAAGCCTTTGGCATTGGCTCTGTGGGATTAAATGAGGTTTTGAAATTGCTCAGTGGGCACAGGAAGGAAAGTGTTATTACGGGGGTTGATTTTTCACTTGCTGTTTCTGCCCTGATAGATTCTGAAATTAGGGAAGTATTATTAAGTGAGCTATCGGCGGAGGATTTTTTGAGTGAGGATGCAAAAACTATTTATGTGGCTTTGAAGGAGGGCAAAACGCCCGAGGAGGTTATATCGGAGCATCCTCGCTCAAGCAAGATAGTTGAATACGCAATGAAGTACCTTGGGGAAATGAACGATAAAGTGAGGGGTGAAATTATCAAGAAAATTAGAGATATTCGAGCCTCAAAGGTTAGGCAAATGTTATTAAAACAGAGGCTCGAAAACAAGGAAAATATTGAAAAAATTTTGGTCGAGTACTTTAAGAGCAAAAAGGAAAATATGGGGGGATAA